A region of Candidatus Dormiibacterota bacterium DNA encodes the following proteins:
- a CDS encoding TonB-dependent receptor, with the protein MRILTRILAASVAAVFTVGPVSAATVANAAPITVAQAASATTASGAVQGTVKDDQGSPIAGATVNVSGPHSYRTATDATGAFTIADIVPGLYRVTVAKAGYDTASAADFAVAEGQTQNLDVRMHVATFTSLRTIASVRSVGRGSFNTSTASVNVVTAQAFQDQGQAQVTRVLNQIPGMQISFPASSASGAVPGAITVPNIRGAGSFETASLIDGHPLSVGQYGDYVTTFLNSYMLQSAEVIKGPGAMSPQVNYAIGGTVNFRTKDPTLNPTPDYSFGFTNHGGTFTNLGISDTILNGRLGFVADVASIDEPSAVNNYQAYYDPSGGFVNGQRLSGFNGQGTTTPVPGTASKIQTIYPLIGCCYNITGNYNSLSELLKFRYKLSSATSVTASYLGSQTTADQNGNTGNMTLGTFAPMAAYGGALQPGALHVNFIHPGGTDREVNNEPIVQAEIRSTVGRDTVLGRFYHAGIARLVNEGISPKIPDIAYGTVSGTTCPKSGPNGTCAVPPVQYNGENVPISFYDYYNQTEEDKLDGLSFEWDHPIGNSNVLTFAIDQTNSQTTAYSISSFTSVGLPTGSSQRFTTALLRGRFDLSPKLSSTLSLYENTYRSTYPVTCPFSGAFSNCAINGSNVTFNTSTNSHFDQRLGFEYRPQQNLALRASVGSSIAPPYLALLSQITPPGATYNTSTGLATLTHNNGGLRPETAFGFDLGADYRFKDRVTSLSGDVYQTNLFNHYFGQTVPSPYTCGGGVIPCSVAGGGVIPANTPIYYSEITNLSSARFQGVELQIRRTPEVGLGYSLSGGLQRAYVYNLPPYFYCSQPGPACTANQNLNIIANQNFNGGSIGFGSTIGSMNTRVPYAQGNFELSYRTKNGAYAAFGDTYYGNNNSLNEPPFGIAYATVRYPLSKLVSVQISGDNIFNAYNGLFPVYGGGVPIQLANGAQGATVGNVLGPATYRFELTKTFGAGASDFQNP; encoded by the coding sequence GTGAGGATACTCACTCGCATCCTGGCCGCTTCCGTCGCGGCTGTGTTTACCGTTGGACCCGTTAGTGCGGCAACGGTTGCGAACGCAGCGCCGATAACGGTGGCCCAGGCTGCTTCCGCTACTACTGCGTCCGGCGCGGTGCAGGGCACCGTTAAGGACGATCAAGGTTCGCCGATCGCGGGAGCCACGGTGAACGTTTCCGGCCCGCATTCGTACCGCACGGCGACCGATGCGACCGGGGCATTTACGATTGCCGATATCGTGCCCGGGCTCTACCGAGTAACCGTCGCCAAAGCCGGCTACGACACGGCGTCGGCCGCCGATTTCGCGGTGGCCGAGGGCCAAACGCAGAATCTCGACGTGCGCATGCACGTGGCGACGTTTACCTCGCTGCGCACCATCGCATCCGTGCGATCGGTCGGGCGCGGAAGCTTCAACACCAGCACGGCGTCCGTTAACGTCGTGACGGCGCAGGCGTTTCAAGATCAGGGGCAAGCGCAAGTAACGCGCGTGCTCAATCAGATTCCGGGGATGCAGATTTCGTTCCCCGCGTCCAGCGCGAGCGGAGCGGTGCCCGGAGCTATCACGGTCCCGAATATTCGCGGAGCGGGCTCGTTCGAAACCGCCTCGTTGATCGATGGGCATCCGCTCTCGGTCGGCCAGTACGGCGACTACGTGACGACGTTCCTCAATAGCTACATGTTGCAGAGCGCCGAAGTCATCAAAGGCCCCGGCGCGATGTCGCCGCAGGTCAACTATGCGATCGGCGGCACCGTCAATTTCCGCACGAAGGATCCGACCCTGAACCCCACCCCCGATTACTCGTTCGGGTTCACCAATCACGGTGGGACGTTCACCAACCTCGGCATCTCCGATACTATTCTGAACGGTCGCCTCGGCTTCGTTGCCGACGTCGCCTCGATCGACGAACCTTCGGCCGTCAACAACTATCAAGCGTACTACGACCCATCCGGCGGGTTCGTCAACGGCCAGCGTTTGAGCGGTTTCAACGGCCAAGGCACGACGACGCCGGTACCCGGAACCGCCAGCAAAATTCAGACGATCTATCCGCTGATCGGCTGTTGCTACAACATCACCGGCAATTACAACAGTCTCTCCGAGCTGCTCAAGTTCCGTTACAAGCTCTCGTCGGCGACGAGCGTCACCGCGAGTTACCTCGGCAGCCAGACGACCGCCGATCAAAACGGCAATACCGGAAACATGACGCTCGGGACGTTTGCCCCGATGGCCGCATACGGCGGCGCGCTTCAACCCGGAGCGTTACACGTCAACTTCATCCATCCGGGCGGCACGGACAGAGAGGTGAACAACGAACCGATCGTGCAGGCGGAGATTCGCTCGACGGTCGGCCGGGATACCGTGCTCGGACGCTTCTACCATGCCGGCATCGCGAGACTCGTTAACGAAGGCATCTCGCCGAAGATCCCCGACATTGCGTACGGTACGGTATCCGGAACGACATGTCCGAAGAGCGGTCCGAACGGGACCTGCGCCGTACCGCCGGTCCAATATAACGGCGAGAACGTGCCGATTTCGTTCTACGATTACTACAATCAGACCGAAGAAGATAAACTCGACGGCCTCTCGTTCGAATGGGATCACCCGATCGGTAACAGCAACGTCCTGACGTTTGCCATCGATCAGACGAACTCGCAAACGACGGCGTATTCGATCTCGTCATTCACCAGCGTTGGGCTGCCGACCGGTTCGTCGCAACGTTTCACCACCGCGTTGCTTCGCGGCCGCTTCGATCTGAGCCCCAAGCTCTCGTCGACGTTGAGCCTCTACGAAAATACCTACCGCAGCACGTACCCCGTGACGTGTCCGTTTTCGGGCGCTTTTTCGAATTGCGCGATCAACGGCTCGAACGTGACGTTCAATACGAGCACCAACTCGCACTTCGACCAGCGACTGGGCTTTGAGTATCGCCCGCAGCAAAATCTCGCGTTGCGAGCATCGGTCGGCTCCTCCATCGCGCCGCCCTACCTTGCATTACTCAGCCAGATCACCCCGCCCGGAGCCACGTACAACACCAGCACTGGCCTCGCGACGCTGACGCACAATAACGGCGGGCTGCGTCCGGAGACCGCGTTCGGCTTCGATCTCGGAGCGGACTACCGGTTCAAAGATCGCGTGACGTCGCTCTCGGGCGACGTCTATCAGACCAACTTGTTCAACCACTACTTCGGGCAGACGGTACCCAGCCCGTACACCTGCGGCGGCGGAGTGATTCCTTGTTCGGTGGCCGGCGGCGGTGTGATCCCCGCTAATACGCCGATCTACTACAGCGAAATCACGAACCTCAGCAGCGCCCGTTTTCAAGGCGTCGAACTGCAAATACGCCGGACCCCCGAGGTCGGCTTGGGCTACTCGCTCTCCGGCGGATTGCAGCGCGCGTACGTCTATAACTTGCCGCCGTACTTCTATTGCAGCCAGCCCGGCCCGGCCTGTACTGCGAATCAGAACCTCAATATTATCGCCAACCAGAACTTCAACGGCGGTAGTATCGGGTTCGGCAGCACGATCGGAAGCATGAACACGCGCGTTCCCTACGCGCAAGGCAACTTCGAGCTCTCGTACCGTACCAAGAACGGCGCGTATGCGGCGTTCGGCGACACGTATTACGGCAATAATAACTCGCTCAACGAACCACCCTTCGGGATAGCCTACGCAACGGTCCGCTACCCGCTCTCGAAGCTTGTCTCGGTGCAGATCTCCGGTGACAATATCTTCAATGCCTATAACGGACTCTTCCCCGTTTACGGAGGCGGCGTTCCCATCCAACTCGCGAACGGCGCGCAGGGCGCGACCGTCGGGAATGTGCTGGGGCCGGCAACCTATCGCTTCGAACTGACGAAAACGTTTGGGGCGGGAGCGAGCGACTTCCAAAACCCGTAA